One window of the Pelobates fuscus isolate aPelFus1 chromosome 12, aPelFus1.pri, whole genome shotgun sequence genome contains the following:
- the GINS2 gene encoding DNA replication complex GINS protein PSF2, whose product MDVCEVEFMAEKELVTVIPNFSLDKVYLIGGDLGPFNPGLPVEVPLWLAINLKQRQKCRIVPPVWMDVEKLEAIRDEERREATFTPMPSPHYMEVTKLLLNHASDNIPKADEIRTLVKDTWDTRIAKLRLSADSFVREQEAHAKLDNLTLMEINTIGTFLTESLNHMYKLRTNLQAPEEGQSQDY is encoded by the exons ATGGATGTGTGTGAGGTAGAGTTCATGGCGGAGAAGGAGTTGGTGACAGTGATCCCCAACTTCAGCCTGGACAAGGTCTATCTGATAGGG GGTGACTTGGGTCCTTTTAATCCTGGTTTACCTGTTGAGGTTCCACTTTGGCTGGCCATCAACCTCAAGCAGAGGCAAAAATGCCGTATTGTTCCTCCGGTGTGGATGGATGTTG AGAAGCTGGAGGCAATTCGAGATGAAGAGCGCAGGGAGGCCACTTTCACCCCAATGCCAAGCCCGCACTACATGGAAGTAACAAAGCTGCTGCTAAACCA CGCTTCCGACAATATTCCCAAAGCAGATGAGATCCGCACACTTGTCAAAGACACATGGGACACACGAATAGCCAAACTCCGGCTGTCTGCTGACAGCTTTGTGAGAGAACAGGAGGCTCATGCAAAG CTGGATAACCTGACGTTGATGGAAATTAACACCATCGGAACTTTTTTAACCGAATCTTTAAACCACATGTACAAACTGCGCACCAACCTGCAGGCGCCTGAGGAAGGACAATCCCAAGATTACTAA